CCAGACCCTGCTGCTCAACGGCAAGATGCTGACCGGCCGCGACGCCGCGCACAAGCGCATCCAGGACATGCTGGCCAAGGGTGAGAAGCTGCCCGTGGACTTCACCAACCGCGTCATTTACTACGTGGGCCCGGTGGACCCGGTGCGCGATGAGGTGGTTGGCCCCGCCGGCCCCACCACCGCCACCCGCATGGACAAGTTCACCGACATGATGCTGGAGAAAACCGGCCTCATTTCCATGGTGGGCAAGGCGGAGCGCGGCCCCGCCGCCATCGAAGCCATCAAGAAACACAAGAGCGCCTACCTGATGGCCGTGGGTGGCTCGGCCTACCTCGTGTCCAAGGCCATCAAAGCCGCCAAGGTGGTGGGTTTTGAAGACCTGGGCATGGAAGCCATCTACGAGTTCGACGTGGTCGACATGCCGGTGACCGTGGCCGTGGACGCGGGGGGCACCAGTGCGCACATGGAAGGGCCCAAGACCTGGCAGGCCAAGATCGGCAAGATCCCGGTCACGGTGGCCTGACGGCGGCGGGGCGTGAAGAACCCCTACTTCAACCCCGCCAAGCGGCACCATCGCCCAGATGGCTTCCAGAACAACTACCAGTCGTTCCGGGGCAAGAAGCTGGGCGAGTTGCTGCGTTGGCGCTGGCAGGCCTGGCGGGCGGGGCACCCCCAACCGCTGCGTGAGCCCATTCCCGTGGTGGCGCCCGATCTGGCCTTCATCCACGGCAATGCTCAGGCCGGGCTGCACATGCAGCCCGCCGCCACCTGGATTGGGCACATCACCGTGCTGCTGCAGGTGGGTGGGCTCAACATCCTGACCGACCCGGTGTTCTCTGAGCGGTGCTTTCCGGTGCAATGGGCCGGCCCCAAGCGGCATACCCCACCGGGCTTGTCACTGGCGCAGTTACCGCGCATCGACGTGGTGCTGCTGTCGCACAACCATTACGACCACATGGACGAGCACTCGCTGGTCACCCTGGCCGCGCAACGTGGCGGCCCGCCGCTGTTCATCACCCCGCTGGGCCACAAGCACTGGTTTGCGCGCCGGGGCATCCACCATGTGATTGAGTTGGACTGGTGGGACACGCATGTGATCAACGCCACCGAGCGAAACCACCGCATCCCGGTGACGCTGACACCTGCCCAGCACTGGTCGGCCCGCACCGCCACCGATGCCCTGCGCAGCCTCTGGGGCAGCTTTGTGGTGCGATCACCCGATTGCCATGTGTTTTTCTCGGGCGACACGGCTTACTCCAAGGACTTTATCGACATTCGCCAGCACTTTGCACGTGAACACACACCTGCAAACGGCGGCGGTTTCGACCTGGCCTTGCTGCCGATCGGCGCTTACGAGCCGCGCTGGTTCATGAAAGACCAGCACTGCAACCCCGAAGAGGCCGTGCAGATCTTTCAAGACCTGGGCTGCAAACAGGCCATCGCGGTGCACTGGGGCACATTTCAGCTGACGGATGAGGCGCTGGATGAGCCGCCGAGGGAACTGAGGCGTTCCTGCGCGGCGGCGTCACTGCCAGACGGCGTTTTTCAAGCCATCGCGGTAGGGTCGTCGATCCACGTCAAGCCTAGACAACGCTCCAACTAGTTCGACGCCGTTTCACCCAAGCGCCTGCGCCGCACGGCCCCAAGCAATGCGAGCAGGCCGACGGAATACAGCACGAAGGTACTGGCCTCAGGGATGGCCGGTGTGGCGCCCTGCCCCCAAATGGACATGCCAACACGCAACCGCGCAGTCTGATCCGAATCACTTGCATTGACGAAGGCGAGGCGCAGGACACCGTCCTCGTGAAATGCCTCATCGACTCCCGGTTGGTCAAACTCATGAAACTTGATCATGCCAGCATCGATGTACGCGGAACCTGCCTGGACAGCGGGCTGGGCAATGGCCAGTAATGAATCGGCGTACGCAGATCTGTTGTAAGAAACGCTCAGGCCGTCGTCCGAATAGCTGTACGCCAAGCTCATGCCAGCGCTGGCACCCGCCAGTTCCAATAGCGGGGCGTTTGAGCAAAATGTGTTCGCGAGACACGGGATGGCATTGCTTGCTTCAACGTCCAACGAGTAAGCCAGCTCGATCGCCAGATAGCTGTTGGCAGACAACTGGATGTTGCGCAGCCAATACTCCCCCGACGACTCCGGCCCCGTCGACATGTTCCAGTTGTACTCCCCGCCCGGCCCCATGGCGATGGCGGACAGAGTCATGCTGTCGGACGTGGTCGCCCATGTTGCGGTGGCGTTGCCCGCAGGCGTTGTCGCGACACCGGAGGAAGCGGACAACCAGCCGGCAAGCACCTCATCCGTTCGCACAATACCGGGGGTCTCACGACTGTCGTCATCAACCCACCCGTCAATGACGGTCACGTTCTCTCCGTCGATGAAACTGAAGCTCGGAGCCACGCCATCATCAGGCGTCAGGTCAATCAGCTTGAGCGTGACGCTGCTGATCGATGCCGAGGCAGAAGAAAATGCCGACGCGGAACCTGACGCAGCCATCAAAGCCACGGCGGCAGCAATCACCCTGAGCTTGCGCATCCATCTCTCCTGAATCTGTTCGAATCGTGATGCCTAGAGCCGGCAAACACTTGACAATCATATCCATCTGATGGCGTATCGCTGACAGAACTACCGTGGAAAACTACCGGACTTCATCGGTCTGAATTCACAGTTTCGAAGCCTCTGCACTACAAAAAGAAGGCCACCGCGAAGGTGGCCTTGGAGATGCGCCTGCGAAAGACGGTCAATGCACCGTCCGCTCGAACGCAAACTCTCCTTCGGCGTTCACCGTCACCGGAATCACGTCCTTCGGACCGAACTTGCCCTGCAGGATCAGCTTGGACAGCGGGTTCTCGATGCGCTGCTGGATGGCGCGCTTGAGGGGCCGCGCACCAAACACCGGGTCGAAGCCGACCTTGGCGATCTCGGCCAGCGCTTCGGGCGCCACGTCGATGCGCATGTCCATCTGCTGCAGGCGCGCTTCCAGGCCCTTGAGCTGGATCTTGGCGATGGACTGGATGTTGGCCTGGTCCAGGGCGTGGAACACCACCACCTCGTCGATGCGGTTCAAGAACTCCGGACGGAAGTGCTGCTTCACCTCCACCCACACGGCGTCCTTGATGTCTTCTGAAGGCTGCCCCGCCATCTGCATGATGTGGTGCGAGCCCAGGTTGCTGGTCATCACGATGACGGTGTTCTTGAAGTCCACGGTGCGGCCCTGTCCATCCGTCAGGCGGCCGTCGTCCAGCACCTGCAGCAGCACGTTGAACACGTCCGGATGGGCTTTTTCGACCTCGTCGAGCAGCACCACGCTGTAGGGCTTGCGGCGCACGGCTTCGGTCAAGGTGCCACCCTCTTCATAGCCCACGTAGCCCGGGGGCGCGCCGATCAGGCGGCTCACCGAGTGCTTCTCCATGAACTCGCTCATGTCGATGCGGATGAGGTGGTCTTCGCTGTCGAACAGGAAGCCGGCCAGGGCCTTGCACAGCTCGGTCTTGCCCACGCCGGTGGGGCCCAGGAACAGGAAGGAGCCGTAGGGGCGGTTCGGGTCCGACAGGCCGGCGCGTGAACGCCGGATGGCGTCACTCACGGCCACGATGGCCTCTTCCTGGCCCACCACGCGCTCGTGCAGCTTGTCTTCCATGGTGAGCAGCTTGTCGCGCTCGCCCTGCATCAGCT
This genomic window from Aquabacterium sp. A3 contains:
- a CDS encoding MBL fold metallo-hydrolase, which translates into the protein MKNPYFNPAKRHHRPDGFQNNYQSFRGKKLGELLRWRWQAWRAGHPQPLREPIPVVAPDLAFIHGNAQAGLHMQPAATWIGHITVLLQVGGLNILTDPVFSERCFPVQWAGPKRHTPPGLSLAQLPRIDVVLLSHNHYDHMDEHSLVTLAAQRGGPPLFITPLGHKHWFARRGIHHVIELDWWDTHVINATERNHRIPVTLTPAQHWSARTATDALRSLWGSFVVRSPDCHVFFSGDTAYSKDFIDIRQHFAREHTPANGGGFDLALLPIGAYEPRWFMKDQHCNPEEAVQIFQDLGCKQAIAVHWGTFQLTDEALDEPPRELRRSCAAASLPDGVFQAIAVGSSIHVKPRQRSN